In Antennarius striatus isolate MH-2024 chromosome 10, ASM4005453v1, whole genome shotgun sequence, one DNA window encodes the following:
- the nkx3-2 gene encoding homeobox protein Nkx-3.2, producing MAVRGNSLMPFSIQAILNKKDDSRHLTDLDMCFSKTACWKIFGEMNGGSRGDDGESCEPTEQKNYDSDSGLSDDNDSKTAAVCKSEKDGDPASDGPEESLQETDHESANAENAKSDSEPNNATDSSTLDEKNQDQPKQRKKRSRAAFSHAQVFELERRFNHQRYLSGPERADLAASLKLTETQVKIWFQNRRYKTKRRQMAADLMASTPAAKKVAVKVLVRDDQRQYSPGEILRPPLLSLQPSYYYPYAYCLPAWTLSACAGNQ from the exons ATGGCCGTTCGTGGCAACTCCCTGATGCCTTTCTCAATCCAGGCCATCCTGAACAAAAAGGACGACAGTCGACACTTAACAGATTTGGACATGTGCTTCTCCAAGACGGCTTGCTGGAAAATATTTGGTGAAATGAATGGCGGGTCTCGGGGAGATGATGGTGAGTCTTGTGAGCCGACGGAACAGAAAAACTACGACTCGGACTCGGGACTAAGCGATGACAACGACAGCAAGACGGCGGCAGTGTGCAAATCAGAGAAAGACGGAGACCCCGCGTCGGATGGACCGGAGGAAAGTTTGCAAGAGACGGACCACGAGTCTGCAAACGCGGAAAACGCAAAGAGTGACAGCGAGCCTAACAACGCGACGG ACTCCAGCACCCTGGATGAGAAGAACCAGGATCAACCTAAACAGCGCAAAAAGCGCTCCAGGGCGGCCTTTTCTCACGCCCAAGTCTTCGAGTTGGAGCGTCGCTTCAACCACCAGCGGTACCTGTCCGGACCGGAGCGGGCGGACCTGGCGGCCTCCCTGAAACTCACAGAGACTCAGGTCaagatctggttccagaaccgcCGGTACAAGACGAAACGCCGTCAGATGGCTGCCGACCTGATGGCGTCGACCCCGGCTGCCAAGAAGGTGGCGGTAAAAGTTTTGGTGCGTGACGACCAGAGACAGTACAGCCCGGGAGAGATCCTCCGGCCCCCGCTGCTCTCCCTGCAGCCGTCCTATTATTACCCTTACGCTTACTGCCTCCCTGCATGGACACTCTCTGCTTGCGCGGGGAACCAGTGA